The following proteins come from a genomic window of Pirellula staleyi DSM 6068:
- a CDS encoding sulfatase — MRTASWFLSLFVPLLLPAFLLAAEPKQPNILFAFADDWGRVASAYAKLDGPGTFNDVVQTPHFDRIASEGVLFRRAFVSSPSCTPCRSALLTGQHFWRTGRGAILQGAIWDGSITSFPEVLATKNYHLGETYKVWSPGFPNDAPYGAGKYAYEKSGGRFNQFSQNVTKLVAEGKPLAEAKQQLYGEVVANFEAMLAARATDQPFCYWFGPTNVHRKWIKGSGKALWNINPDDLQGKLPKFLPDVAEVREDFADYLGEVQAFDAALGEILKRLEATGELENTVIVVSGDHGPPGFPHGKCNLYDFGASVSLAIRWGGAKGGRVVDDLISLTDLAPTFIQLAGGEIPTGTTGRSLVSILKSEKQGQIEPERNAVYIGRERHVEDARADYMPYPQRAIRTHDFLYIINFRPDRWPLGDPYRLDGDRPPTAEEITENTRVTLPDDDAGPAKAWLVGQRNHPMWKAHFNWVFGKRPREELYDLKADPDQLTNVAADPKYAAARAELEQRLLTTLRETNDPRLVDDGKFFETPPMSGPLPPRPAGKKGKQK, encoded by the coding sequence ATGCGAACTGCATCCTGGTTTTTATCGCTTTTCGTGCCGCTGTTGCTTCCAGCGTTTTTGCTCGCCGCTGAGCCGAAACAGCCGAACATCCTGTTTGCTTTTGCCGACGACTGGGGGCGCGTGGCGAGTGCTTACGCTAAGCTCGACGGTCCCGGCACATTCAACGATGTGGTGCAAACCCCGCACTTCGATCGCATCGCATCGGAAGGTGTGCTGTTTCGCCGTGCGTTTGTCTCTTCGCCGAGTTGCACGCCCTGCCGCAGCGCGCTCCTTACCGGACAGCATTTCTGGCGCACCGGGCGCGGCGCAATTCTACAAGGCGCTATTTGGGATGGCTCGATCACCTCGTTTCCAGAAGTCCTCGCGACGAAAAACTATCATCTCGGCGAGACCTACAAAGTTTGGAGTCCTGGCTTTCCGAACGATGCTCCCTACGGCGCTGGCAAGTATGCCTACGAGAAGAGTGGCGGCCGCTTCAATCAGTTTTCGCAGAACGTCACGAAGCTCGTTGCCGAAGGCAAACCACTCGCCGAGGCCAAGCAGCAACTCTACGGCGAAGTGGTGGCCAACTTCGAGGCGATGCTCGCCGCACGCGCTACCGATCAGCCGTTCTGCTACTGGTTCGGACCGACAAACGTCCATCGCAAATGGATCAAGGGATCGGGCAAAGCACTTTGGAATATCAACCCCGATGATCTGCAGGGCAAGCTCCCCAAGTTTCTTCCCGATGTTGCTGAAGTGCGTGAAGACTTCGCCGATTACCTCGGTGAAGTGCAAGCTTTCGACGCAGCGCTAGGCGAGATCCTGAAGCGACTCGAAGCGACGGGCGAACTCGAAAACACGGTCATCGTCGTCAGTGGCGATCATGGTCCCCCGGGCTTTCCGCACGGCAAATGCAACCTCTATGATTTCGGCGCCAGCGTTTCGCTTGCCATTCGTTGGGGAGGTGCCAAGGGGGGCCGCGTCGTCGACGACCTCATCAGCTTGACCGATCTCGCCCCCACGTTCATTCAGCTGGCCGGCGGCGAAATTCCTACGGGCACCACCGGGCGAAGTTTGGTCAGCATCCTCAAGAGTGAGAAACAGGGGCAGATCGAGCCGGAGCGGAACGCGGTTTATATCGGCCGGGAACGTCATGTCGAAGATGCACGGGCCGATTACATGCCCTATCCACAGCGCGCTATTCGCACGCACGATTTTCTCTACATCATTAACTTCCGCCCCGATCGTTGGCCCCTTGGCGATCCCTATCGACTCGATGGCGATCGTCCACCGACCGCGGAGGAGATCACCGAGAACACCCGCGTGACACTTCCCGACGACGACGCAGGACCTGCCAAGGCGTGGCTTGTGGGACAGCGGAACCATCCGATGTGGAAGGCCCATTTCAACTGGGTGTTTGGCAAACGGCCCCGCGAAGAACTGTACGACCTGAAGGCCGATCCCGATCAGCTGACCAACGTTGCCGCTGATCCCAAGTATGCCGCAGCACGCGCGGAACTTGAGCAGCGATTGCTCACCACGCTGCGGGAGACAAACGATCCCCGTCTGGTCGACGATGGTAAGTTCTTCGAGACTCCGCCAATGTCGGGACCACTGCCACCTCGCCCCGCTGGCAAGAAGGGGAAGCAAAAATAA
- a CDS encoding DUF1559 domain-containing protein: MRDLRSNTRGFTLVELLVVIAIIGVLVALLLPAVQAAREAARRSQCSNNFKQMGLAAHMYHDTFGILPFNGVPQVGSGSTIQRGVSWFFRLLPFMEQQPAFEKAVFTGDWTLQDAPASPNVNLIQTLRVPGLWCPSSPLPKTKMLGAVEVQTPHYVGISGSYYTGGTSTTVSPGPFQDTYGRTVYSGVISISEFTVGFKDITDGTSNVMMASEQSDFQRDASGNKVDRRSSGHWGGAWSCGAGARNWTQNVTTVRYPIKGGYGSAGNGAPYEVNIPLFSAHPSGVMCVLADGSVRMVAQTVDFATLTAISDRWDGNVVGQF, encoded by the coding sequence ATGCGTGATTTGCGTTCCAACACCCGGGGTTTTACCCTGGTGGAACTGCTGGTGGTGATCGCCATTATCGGTGTCTTGGTGGCTCTGCTGCTTCCCGCCGTGCAAGCTGCGCGCGAAGCTGCCCGTCGCTCGCAATGCTCGAACAACTTCAAGCAAATGGGCCTGGCGGCCCACATGTATCACGACACCTTCGGCATCCTGCCTTTCAACGGTGTGCCGCAGGTTGGTAGTGGCTCGACCATCCAGCGCGGTGTGTCGTGGTTCTTCCGTCTGCTCCCGTTCATGGAACAACAGCCCGCTTTTGAGAAGGCTGTCTTCACCGGCGACTGGACGCTGCAAGATGCTCCCGCTTCGCCCAATGTCAACCTGATTCAAACGCTCCGCGTGCCAGGTTTATGGTGCCCCTCGTCGCCACTTCCCAAGACCAAAATGCTGGGTGCCGTGGAAGTGCAAACCCCGCACTACGTTGGTATCAGTGGTTCGTACTACACCGGTGGCACCTCGACCACGGTCTCGCCTGGTCCATTCCAAGACACCTACGGCCGGACTGTTTATAGCGGCGTGATCTCCATCAGCGAGTTCACCGTCGGCTTCAAAGACATCACCGACGGCACGAGCAACGTGATGATGGCCAGCGAGCAGAGCGACTTCCAGCGCGACGCCAGCGGCAACAAAGTCGATCGCCGCTCGAGTGGTCACTGGGGTGGAGCTTGGAGCTGTGGCGCTGGTGCCCGTAACTGGACCCAAAACGTCACCACCGTGCGTTATCCCATCAAGGGTGGCTACGGTTCGGCTGGCAACGGAGCCCCTTACGAAGTGAACATTCCGCTCTTCTCGGCTCACCCATCGGGCGTGATGTGCGTGCTGGCGGATGGTTCGGTTCGCATGGTGGCCCAAACGGTCGACTTCGCCACGCTGACGGCGATCTCGGATCGCTGGGACGGCAACGTCGTGGGGCAGTTCTAG